A window of the Miscanthus floridulus cultivar M001 chromosome 14, ASM1932011v1, whole genome shotgun sequence genome harbors these coding sequences:
- the LOC136506035 gene encoding classical arabinogalactan protein 9-like, translating into MAPHRQLQLLLLAAAITAAWSQSPAAAPSVSRSGSAAHSPTSSSSSTAANAPSPSSSKNNSPISTSPAASPSQSHAGGKLTSPAASPAPSHTPSPPTPPTPAPISSSQPPALSPAATAPAPVVSVSAPPPAAASSPPALPPPAPALAPAPSSSPPAPAPVLLAAPAPRKKPTKKKHAAAAPLAAASPATTSAGLAPGSGPSTADMMSVAARGRGGWTAGAAAAVLVLVVSLTVGPMLA; encoded by the exons ATGGCCCCTCACCGCCAACTCCAgctgctcctcctcgccgccgccatcaCCGCGGCCTGGTCCCAGTCACCGGCCGCCGCGCCGTCCGTCTCCCGCTCCGGCTCCGCCGCGCATTCCCccacctcatcctcctcatcTACTGCCGCCAACGCTCCAAGCCCGTCCTCCTCCAAGAACAACAGCCCCATCTCCACCTCGCCCGCCGCGTCCCCGTCCCAGTCCCACGCCGGCGGCAAGCTAACCTCCCCGGCCGCCTCCCCAGCGCCCAGCCACACCCCGTCCCCACCGACGCCGCCCACTCCAGCCCCCATTAGTTCCTCCCAGCCGCCCGCATTGTCGCCCGCGGCCACGGCGCCGGCGCCCGTCGTGAGCGTGAGCGCTCCTCCGCCCGCCGCCGCGTCCTCCCCGCCGGCGCTCCCTCCCCCGGCCCCAGCGCTGGCccccgcgccgtcgtcgtcgcctccGGCCCCGGCGCCCGTCCTcctcgccgcgcccgcgcccagaAAGAAGCCGACGAAGAAGAAGCACGCGGCGGCGGCCCCGCTCGCCGCCGCGTCCCCGGCCACCACCAGCGCCGGCCTCGCCCCCGGCTCTGGCCCCTCCACCGCCGACATGATG AGCGTAGCGGCGCGGGGCCGCGGCGGGTGGACAGCGGGAGCAGCTGCGGCGGTGCTTGTTCTGGTGGTGTCGCTGACGGTGGGTCCGATGCTGGCGTGA